A genome region from Microcoleus sp. bin38.metabat.b11b12b14.051 includes the following:
- the murI gene encoding glutamate racemase, with protein MTTDNRQQTTDNSQQTTDNKQQRIGIFDSGVGGLTVLTQLYKQLPNESILYFGDTARLPYGTRAASEIVHFVREIMAWLVEQDVKMVIMACNTSSALAMEMVQAEFDIPVLGVILPGAQAAVQQGKRIGVIATPATAASNAYRNAILEMDASCRVWQVSCPAFVPLVEQNRIHDPYTSEVAREYLAPLIQQRIDTLIYGCTHYPLLAPVVRSLLPAGVNLIDPAVRVVAAAARELEVLGLRNPGAALPTRFCVSGAPQQFADLSVQWLGCTPAVEKVTLPTVARSEAGRKPSPVSVESVE; from the coding sequence ATGACAACAGACAACAGACAACAGACAACAGACAACAGTCAACAGACAACAGACAACAAACAACAAAGAATCGGTATTTTTGACAGTGGAGTGGGCGGTTTGACTGTGTTGACGCAGTTATACAAACAATTGCCAAACGAATCAATACTTTATTTTGGAGATACCGCAAGGCTGCCTTACGGCACTCGGGCGGCGTCAGAAATTGTGCATTTTGTCCGCGAAATTATGGCGTGGCTGGTGGAACAAGATGTGAAAATGGTGATTATGGCCTGCAACACCAGTTCTGCTTTGGCGATGGAGATGGTGCAGGCTGAGTTTGACATTCCGGTGCTGGGAGTAATTTTGCCGGGGGCGCAGGCTGCGGTGCAACAAGGCAAGCGGATCGGAGTCATCGCCACTCCGGCGACGGCTGCTAGCAATGCTTATCGAAATGCGATTTTGGAAATGGACGCTTCTTGTCGGGTATGGCAGGTTAGCTGTCCGGCTTTTGTGCCGCTGGTGGAGCAAAACCGGATTCACGATCCTTATACTTCTGAGGTGGCGCGAGAATATTTGGCTCCTTTGATCCAGCAGCGCATCGATACGCTGATTTACGGCTGCACTCATTATCCGCTGTTGGCTCCCGTCGTGCGATCGCTCTTACCTGCTGGAGTGAATTTAATCGATCCTGCGGTGCGCGTGGTGGCTGCTGCTGCCCGAGAATTAGAGGTTTTGGGGCTGCGGAATCCTGGTGCTGCGCTGCCGACTCGTTTTTGCGTAAGCGGCGCCCCGCAGCAGTTTGCGGATTTGTCGGTGCAGTGGCTGGGCTGTACTCCTGCGGTTGAAAAAGTAACTCTGCCGACAGTTGCACGTAGCGAAGCGGGGCGTAA
- a CDS encoding N-acetylmuramoyl-L-alanine amidase yields the protein MKFHWLLPSFLSVFLLAGAAEAARLQSWRFDASENRLYITTDGGVQPKAQLIFNPTRLVIDLPGTSLGRPSVNQPLSGAIESVRIGQFDDDTTRIVVELRDGFTLDPQQVKFRGISPSEWTVDLPTPVPVATQNPVAEPGGERLSLEPSATAAQSSEATVVQNVQVTADGFLIRTAGGRPQINFQQSRAGDIATLDIEGATLAPGAGGQQPQTNGKYGVDKIEVRQLPTDPPVTRVTLRMKSSNTQWRASVSNSGGVLLSPGGASSPILTRATPLTVGRPATGTLARVQSIDLASNGTQLAIRTDRQVSYTSGWDQASRAYWIRLASSSLFGQIPQLDGNSPVSFTASQEDAETVVIWVQPRSGVQVGRVTRPSSQLLSLQLRSSSGASAQPPLTRPTNPQRLPIRTLGAGDLPQPSNRRVVVAIDPGHGGRDPGAVGIGGIQEKEIVLDISYQVARLLEQQGVQAVMTRTDDSEIDLEPRVSLASRVNASLFVSIHANAINMSRPDISGIETYYFDSGEDLARVIHASILDGTGANDRRVRQARFYVLRKSSMPSVLLEVGFVTGAEDAARLSDPAYRSQMAASIARGILYYLQQR from the coding sequence GTGAAATTCCACTGGCTACTACCGAGTTTCTTAAGTGTATTTTTGCTCGCCGGAGCCGCCGAAGCAGCTAGGCTGCAATCTTGGCGGTTTGATGCTTCAGAGAACCGGCTTTACATTACAACAGACGGGGGGGTACAACCCAAGGCTCAACTGATTTTCAACCCGACACGGTTGGTAATCGACTTACCGGGGACAAGTCTGGGCCGTCCCTCGGTCAACCAACCGCTCTCAGGGGCGATCGAATCAGTGCGAATCGGGCAGTTTGACGACGATACGACCAGAATTGTAGTTGAACTCAGAGACGGGTTTACTCTCGACCCCCAGCAAGTAAAATTCCGAGGGATTTCTCCTAGCGAGTGGACAGTGGATTTGCCAACGCCGGTGCCAGTAGCAACTCAAAATCCGGTTGCAGAGCCTGGGGGAGAAAGGTTATCGCTTGAACCTTCAGCAACGGCCGCCCAATCGAGCGAGGCGACTGTAGTTCAAAATGTTCAAGTGACGGCCGACGGTTTTTTGATCCGCACTGCGGGCGGTCGCCCCCAAATTAATTTTCAACAAAGTCGGGCCGGGGACATCGCCACCCTCGATATTGAAGGAGCTACTTTAGCACCCGGGGCAGGCGGCCAACAGCCTCAAACCAACGGCAAGTACGGAGTTGACAAGATAGAAGTCCGACAGCTACCAACTGACCCGCCCGTTACGCGGGTCACTTTGCGGATGAAAAGTTCTAACACTCAGTGGCGGGCGTCTGTGAGCAATTCCGGCGGGGTGCTCCTATCGCCAGGGGGTGCGAGTTCGCCAATCCTCACGCGCGCAACGCCTTTAACAGTTGGCAGGCCCGCAACCGGAACTTTAGCCAGAGTTCAGTCGATTGATTTAGCCAGCAACGGCACACAATTGGCGATTAGAACTGACCGCCAAGTCTCCTATACCAGCGGCTGGGATCAAGCGTCGAGAGCTTACTGGATTCGGCTCGCTTCTAGTTCGCTCTTCGGGCAAATTCCTCAGCTCGATGGCAACAGTCCTGTATCGTTTACCGCCAGCCAGGAAGATGCGGAGACAGTCGTGATTTGGGTGCAGCCGCGATCGGGGGTACAGGTAGGCAGGGTGACGAGACCGAGCTCGCAGTTGCTGTCTTTGCAGTTGCGATCGTCCTCGGGTGCTAGCGCGCAGCCACCTTTGACTCGTCCTACCAATCCGCAGCGTTTGCCGATAAGGACTCTCGGAGCGGGCGATTTGCCCCAGCCTTCTAACCGCCGCGTGGTAGTGGCGATCGATCCGGGCCACGGCGGCCGCGATCCCGGGGCAGTCGGGATTGGGGGAATTCAGGAGAAAGAGATTGTTTTAGATATCTCCTATCAAGTGGCGAGGCTGCTGGAACAGCAGGGCGTGCAAGCCGTAATGACTCGGACTGACGACAGCGAAATCGACCTGGAACCGAGAGTTTCTTTGGCATCGCGGGTCAATGCTAGTTTGTTTGTCAGCATTCACGCTAACGCTATTAACATGAGTCGCCCCGATATTAGCGGGATTGAGACTTATTATTTCGATAGTGGGGAAGATTTAGCCCGGGTGATTCACGCCAGTATTTTGGACGGGACGGGGGCTAATGACCGCCGGGTGCGACAGGCGAGATTTTATGTTTTGAGGAAAAGTTCTATGCCTTCTGTGTTGCTGGAAGTCGGTTTTGTGACGGGTGCTGAGGATGCTGCGAGACTTTCCGATCCAGCTTACCGCAGCCAAATGGCCGCTTCGATCGCTCGCGGCATCTTATATTATCTTCAACAAAGGTAA